A stretch of Anaerohalosphaeraceae bacterium DNA encodes these proteins:
- a CDS encoding LamG-like jellyroll fold domain-containing protein: MRKISALLMIILFCVGAASAKTILIISDGGYWPTGAPNPLFDGVSPKTNFYNDTQLVEFLISLGYTVDTSGMAGRYRDSTGWTTDSDKLAALSNADLIIVSRLTDSGQYHQSRKVWNELPVPILCQNGALARSQYDRWGWSNGGNATSRDLNMPIVMGHELVDGFGSSVALFTDIPTGRNVTNPAASALWDAYTSVVGTQGGNPMLVDIPAGTDFDVLCGKTNFFGIAGARRVYFGHWGYDAASTYPWDMNLTAAYKNLFARAVAIAMKPVQAVNNSPAHRATNVPVDLAAAENDLIFTILDSNVSAVDVYLGPENEPNLTAKPQYRIVQNLPVTPGQNTVDLVGELPHNLTYGTDYYWRVLCYEPNAVTGIPMLTSKGPVWKFSTAAQGPVISCVSPAKIGVFPGENVVFSVTGENVETYQWYKEGNPNPLVNGSKYSGVNTDTLTILNAQPADRGFYYCVGMKTGYTNVVSVPSGELDFKELKHHFPFNLSDVVDGKTRDVVGGVWAQLVGGASIGTNPSDSIVGNYLRLENPGPTASDTQYAEILSSIADYPEITISAWVRQDTRDIGCVWDFGQSQERYFTFTMGYKDDQAKVEYRHAAQREYVAVFDRTYDWQFVTITVDSTGMSKTYIDGQFKSSYNLQANLTAISKPINYIGRRIYPNLPKFDGLIDELKVYNYVRSTEQIARDYMEVRTNVPFVCNQEISDLGQTDYNRDCRTDLADLAIFLSRWVEDDRIYRP, from the coding sequence ATGAGAAAGATATCAGCATTGCTCATGATAATTTTATTCTGTGTCGGTGCTGCTTCTGCGAAGACTATCCTTATCATCAGTGACGGCGGGTACTGGCCGACAGGGGCACCGAACCCGTTATTTGACGGCGTCAGCCCCAAAACAAACTTTTACAACGACACCCAACTGGTGGAGTTTCTAATCAGTCTGGGCTATACAGTCGATACCAGCGGAATGGCAGGCCGCTATCGGGATTCCACCGGGTGGACAACGGATTCGGACAAGCTGGCAGCTCTTTCCAATGCCGACCTGATCATTGTGAGTCGTTTGACAGACAGCGGTCAGTACCATCAGAGCCGGAAAGTCTGGAATGAACTTCCTGTGCCGATTCTGTGCCAGAACGGGGCCCTGGCTCGCTCCCAATATGACCGATGGGGCTGGAGCAACGGCGGAAACGCTACTTCGCGAGATTTGAATATGCCGATTGTGATGGGCCATGAGCTGGTGGACGGCTTTGGTTCGTCCGTTGCACTCTTTACGGACATTCCGACCGGCAGGAATGTAACGAATCCCGCCGCCAGTGCACTTTGGGATGCCTATACCTCTGTGGTTGGAACCCAGGGCGGCAACCCGATGCTGGTTGATATTCCGGCAGGGACGGATTTTGATGTCCTTTGCGGGAAGACAAACTTTTTCGGGATTGCCGGCGCCCGCCGCGTTTATTTCGGCCACTGGGGCTACGATGCCGCCTCTACCTATCCCTGGGATATGAATCTGACGGCTGCCTACAAAAATCTTTTTGCGAGGGCCGTTGCTATTGCCATGAAGCCGGTCCAGGCGGTCAACAATTCCCCCGCACATCGTGCAACAAATGTTCCGGTGGACCTTGCCGCTGCGGAAAATGACCTGATTTTTACGATTCTGGATTCAAACGTTTCGGCCGTAGATGTTTATCTGGGGCCGGAGAATGAACCAAATCTGACGGCGAAGCCCCAGTACAGGATTGTTCAGAACCTGCCGGTAACGCCGGGGCAGAATACGGTCGATTTGGTCGGTGAACTGCCCCATAATCTTACATACGGAACAGATTATTACTGGAGAGTCCTTTGTTATGAGCCCAACGCCGTAACGGGCATTCCGATGCTGACGTCAAAGGGGCCTGTCTGGAAATTTTCGACGGCGGCGCAGGGGCCGGTCATTTCCTGCGTCTCTCCGGCAAAGATAGGCGTCTTCCCGGGCGAAAATGTCGTGTTCAGCGTAACCGGTGAGAATGTTGAAACCTATCAGTGGTACAAAGAAGGCAATCCGAATCCGCTGGTCAACGGGTCCAAGTACAGCGGGGTCAATACGGATACGCTGACGATTCTGAATGCACAGCCGGCTGACCGGGGCTTTTATTATTGTGTCGGGATGAAAACCGGATACACCAATGTTGTCAGTGTGCCTTCCGGAGAACTGGACTTTAAGGAATTGAAGCATCACTTCCCGTTTAACCTCAGTGATGTGGTTGACGGAAAAACCCGGGATGTTGTCGGCGGCGTCTGGGCGCAGCTGGTCGGCGGAGCCTCTATTGGAACCAATCCGTCCGATTCCATCGTCGGGAACTATCTGCGGCTGGAGAACCCCGGACCGACGGCCTCCGATACACAGTATGCGGAAATCCTCAGCAGCATTGCAGATTATCCGGAAATCACCATCAGCGCCTGGGTGCGTCAGGATACCCGCGACATCGGGTGTGTCTGGGATTTCGGTCAGTCGCAGGAACGATACTTTACCTTCACGATGGGCTACAAAGACGACCAGGCAAAAGTGGAATATCGGCATGCGGCCCAGCGGGAATATGTTGCGGTGTTTGACAGAACCTATGACTGGCAGTTTGTAACGATCACCGTGGACAGTACCGGAATGTCCAAGACCTATATCGATGGTCAGTTCAAGAGCTCTTACAATCTGCAGGCCAATCTGACGGCCATCAGCAAGCCTATCAATTACATCGGCCGGCGCATCTATCCGAATCTGCCGAAGTTTGACGGGCTGATTGATGAGCTGAAGGTGTACAACTACGTCCGTTCGACCGAACAGATTGCCCGGGATTACATGGAGGTTCGGACCAATGTTCCCTTTGTCTGCAACCAGGAAATCAGCGACCTGGGGCAGACTGATTACAACAGGGACTGCCGGACGGACCTGGCGGACTTGGCAATCTTTCTGTCCAGGTGGGTGGAAGACGACCGAATTTACAGACCCTAA
- a CDS encoding PEP-CTERM sorting domain-containing protein (PEP-CTERM proteins occur, often in large numbers, in the proteomes of bacteria that also encode an exosortase, a predicted intramembrane cysteine proteinase. The presence of a PEP-CTERM domain at a protein's C-terminus predicts cleavage within the sorting domain, followed by covalent anchoring to some some component of the (usually Gram-negative) cell surface. Many PEP-CTERM proteins exhibit an unusual sequence composition that includes large numbers of potential glycosylation sites. Expression of one such protein has been shown restore the ability of a bacterium to form floc, a type of biofilm.) yields the protein MRKRNLMLLMAMAAAMVLAAQAPAVIRITTNMPGGADAELREEAPDTNRGSSNELASRVSGTVENPTQNSLIYLKFGVAGITPSDLLGNIIVQTTYRNNNITAGRIQDPLGGPNTGWDYYVMDPWLTGADWDEATITPRNAPGYYYDGNLFTKGCGTPEEPMDGLTYLGRKLYDSAELVGSPLHLPVGGPFNFVCEPGSALHDAVAAALETDHKTVTIVMAIAHDQSTNNSQWKGFNYLFNPKEMTTLNTDAASPWSGMSNANGEFSPALIFVPEPATMVILLAGGLLLRRRQ from the coding sequence ATGAGGAAAAGAAATCTGATGCTCTTGATGGCAATGGCGGCGGCGATGGTTTTGGCCGCGCAGGCTCCGGCGGTCATTCGCATCACCACCAACATGCCCGGCGGGGCCGATGCGGAGCTGCGGGAAGAGGCGCCGGATACCAACCGAGGCTCCAGCAACGAGCTGGCCTCGCGGGTTTCCGGGACGGTGGAAAATCCGACGCAGAACAGTTTGATTTACCTGAAGTTCGGCGTAGCGGGCATTACCCCCTCTGATTTGCTGGGCAACATCATCGTGCAGACGACATACCGCAACAACAACATCACAGCCGGACGAATTCAGGACCCCCTCGGCGGCCCGAATACCGGCTGGGATTATTATGTGATGGACCCCTGGCTGACCGGCGCCGATTGGGATGAGGCCACCATTACACCGCGAAATGCACCGGGCTATTACTATGACGGCAACCTCTTTACCAAAGGATGCGGAACGCCCGAGGAACCGATGGACGGTCTGACCTATTTGGGCAGAAAACTCTATGACAGTGCTGAGCTGGTGGGTTCGCCCCTGCATCTGCCTGTCGGCGGACCATTCAATTTCGTCTGCGAACCCGGCAGCGCCCTTCACGATGCGGTTGCGGCGGCCCTCGAGACCGACCACAAGACCGTTACCATTGTGATGGCCATTGCTCACGATCAGAGCACGAACAATTCGCAATGGAAAGGATTTAACTATCTGTTTAATCCGAAAGAGATGACGACGCTGAACACAGATGCGGCCAGTCCGTGGAGCGGAATGTCCAACGCCAACGGCGAATTCTCTCCGGCGCTGATTTTTGTCCCGGAGCCGGCAACGATGGTCATCCTGCTGGCCGGCGGACTGCTGCTGCGTCGGCGGCAATAA
- a CDS encoding LamG-like jellyroll fold domain-containing protein, with the protein MKNVLYILICLGAASTGWALSITNGDFEAQFRLSRAADVAGWYDFDNSGNYSAGPWYERSSSAGINATGCLFLPGAAATGTEDGGRRVYVYQSIGLYDGTPSVELSLDWGAAGDRDGGLMGLTVMIFESDGTFKPGEWYAFQDIYGAAGVREITRATVVRNLVPGQSVRAVFTLDLSAAVVGRELFLRLNNYNAGVAPWICIDNITLTVSKIARQSPKNKARFIPVERTSAANDLVFTILDPAVTAVDVYFGPEKDPNLFQNPAFKIVSSKPVSTGLYSITLETEWPSNLLNDTDYYWCVVPVNTEPNGIQPWTFRTVMTGPYLDPVSPANHTVNAGADVVFTVLGANVDAYQWYKEGVGALSNGAVYQGVNTNTLTIRGVQIEQEGAYYCIGTQTSTGQTAQSLSSGELIIKRLKHYFPFEQAENGLTADVVGDVQAQLMGGASVSGADENSIVGGYLVLSNPGSDAEDTQYVNILDPAVFDNRQLTVSAWFRMSTLDRKAGVWDCGSDDNNNWSFYPYYQQDQSAYGGLDVARSEFRVGSNLRTLDGGYEMNADQWYFVTMTVDQNGTGKLYIDGKYLGVNDLYPPLNLPKTAAYIGRRVTTTTQPMFNGFIDELKIYNYVRSSAEIAQDYMAVRTDVNSICNEEIYDLAPFDYDRNCRVDLADLAQIALKWLKDFRIYAD; encoded by the coding sequence ATGAAAAATGTTTTGTATATACTGATTTGCCTGGGAGCGGCTTCGACGGGATGGGCGCTGTCCATCACCAATGGGGATTTTGAAGCGCAGTTCCGCCTGAGCAGAGCGGCGGATGTGGCCGGCTGGTATGACTTTGACAACAGCGGCAATTACAGTGCAGGTCCCTGGTATGAACGCAGCAGCTCGGCCGGCATCAATGCTACCGGATGTCTGTTTCTGCCCGGAGCGGCGGCGACCGGTACGGAGGACGGCGGACGCCGGGTCTATGTCTATCAGAGCATCGGCCTCTATGACGGCACGCCGTCTGTCGAACTGTCCCTGGATTGGGGTGCTGCCGGCGACCGTGACGGCGGTCTGATGGGGCTGACGGTGATGATTTTCGAATCCGACGGCACGTTCAAACCGGGCGAATGGTATGCCTTTCAGGATATTTACGGCGCGGCCGGTGTTCGGGAGATTACGCGCGCGACGGTTGTGCGAAATCTGGTTCCCGGTCAGTCGGTCAGGGCCGTTTTTACGCTGGATTTGTCCGCGGCCGTTGTCGGCCGGGAGCTGTTCCTTCGCCTTAATAACTACAATGCAGGCGTTGCCCCGTGGATCTGCATCGACAATATCACCCTGACGGTCAGCAAGATTGCCCGGCAGTCGCCGAAAAACAAAGCCCGTTTTATTCCGGTGGAACGCACCTCTGCCGCGAATGATTTGGTTTTCACAATTCTGGACCCGGCTGTGACTGCTGTGGATGTTTATTTCGGACCCGAGAAAGATCCGAATCTGTTCCAGAACCCGGCCTTTAAGATTGTCAGCAGCAAGCCCGTTTCAACCGGACTGTACAGCATCACGCTCGAAACCGAATGGCCTTCCAATCTTCTGAATGACACGGATTATTACTGGTGCGTCGTTCCGGTCAATACGGAGCCCAACGGGATTCAGCCGTGGACATTCCGAACCGTTATGACCGGTCCCTATCTCGATCCGGTTTCTCCGGCCAATCATACGGTGAACGCAGGGGCCGATGTAGTCTTTACCGTGCTCGGCGCCAACGTGGATGCGTATCAGTGGTACAAAGAAGGCGTCGGGGCATTGTCGAACGGAGCTGTTTATCAGGGAGTCAACACCAATACGCTGACCATCCGCGGCGTTCAGATTGAACAGGAAGGTGCCTATTATTGTATCGGCACGCAGACATCGACCGGCCAGACGGCCCAGAGCCTGTCCTCCGGTGAACTGATTATCAAACGGCTGAAACATTACTTTCCGTTTGAGCAGGCCGAAAACGGTCTGACAGCGGACGTTGTCGGGGATGTTCAGGCGCAGCTGATGGGAGGGGCCTCGGTGAGTGGGGCCGATGAAAACTCCATCGTCGGCGGCTATCTGGTCCTCAGCAATCCCGGCTCCGATGCGGAAGACACTCAGTACGTAAATATCCTGGATCCGGCTGTGTTTGACAATCGGCAGCTGACCGTCTCTGCCTGGTTCCGGATGAGCACGCTGGATCGGAAAGCCGGCGTCTGGGACTGCGGTTCGGACGACAACAACAACTGGTCGTTTTATCCCTATTATCAGCAGGACCAGTCAGCCTACGGCGGACTGGATGTGGCGCGCAGCGAGTTCCGGGTCGGCAGCAATCTTCGTACGCTGGACGGCGGCTATGAAATGAATGCGGACCAGTGGTACTTTGTGACGATGACCGTGGACCAGAACGGCACCGGAAAGCTGTATATCGACGGCAAATATCTGGGCGTCAATGACCTGTATCCGCCGCTGAATCTTCCCAAGACAGCCGCCTATATCGGTCGGCGCGTCACGACGACAACCCAGCCGATGTTTAACGGCTTTATCGACGAACTGAAGATTTACAACTATGTGCGGTCTTCGGCGGAAATCGCCCAAGACTATATGGCGGTTCGAACCGATGTGAATTCGATCTGCAATGAAGAAATCTATGATTTGGCCCCCTTCGACTACGACCGCAACTGCCGGGTCGATTTGGCGGATTTGGCTCAGATTGCCTTAAAGTGGCTCAAAGATTTTCGGATTTATGCCGACTGA
- a CDS encoding prepilin-type N-terminal cleavage/methylation domain-containing protein yields the protein MTEKKGFTLIELLVVIAIVSLLLSIVIPAVKMAKRKAGAAVCLTNVKNFSLAWNAYHGENNGRIMNSNPSNPDGWVLHPFRENGTACDGFAVTPPVTDEDEWRGIAAGVMYQQMGIEDYDAYRCPVDNRKSKYDLTPIFRSYAMPGCLGSQIRKISDIKQPSRRYNFVEEAEGRNFNVGTWDFYTSETNPVGAFPYWRDPISVAHGNGSVLGFCDGHAEVHQWVDRQTTYRLKFYFETAGIDHYGYGGNNCLNDRFPRDPSQVTDTEYMEQGWAYKKGSR from the coding sequence ATGACCGAAAAAAAGGGATTTACACTTATCGAACTGCTCGTGGTCATCGCGATTGTCTCCCTGCTGCTGTCGATTGTCATCCCTGCGGTGAAAATGGCAAAACGCAAAGCCGGTGCCGCCGTATGCCTGACGAACGTTAAGAATTTTTCCTTGGCCTGGAATGCCTACCATGGGGAAAATAATGGAAGAATCATGAATTCCAATCCGAGCAACCCGGACGGCTGGGTTCTTCATCCGTTCCGTGAGAACGGCACGGCCTGTGATGGTTTTGCCGTGACGCCGCCGGTAACGGACGAGGACGAATGGCGCGGCATTGCCGCCGGTGTAATGTACCAGCAAATGGGTATTGAAGATTATGATGCATACCGTTGTCCTGTGGATAATCGAAAAAGCAAATACGACTTGACCCCTATCTTCCGCTCCTATGCCATGCCCGGCTGTCTTGGCAGTCAGATTCGGAAGATATCCGACATCAAGCAGCCTTCGAGACGATACAACTTTGTAGAAGAAGCCGAAGGCCGCAACTTCAACGTCGGCACGTGGGATTTTTATACCTCCGAAACCAATCCGGTGGGCGCATTTCCCTACTGGCGCGACCCCATTTCTGTGGCTCACGGCAACGGCAGTGTTCTGGGCTTCTGCGACGGCCATGCAGAAGTGCATCAGTGGGTGGACCGGCAGACGACCTATCGGCTCAAGTTCTATTTTGAGACGGCAGGAATTGACCATTACGGCTACGGCGGGAACAACTGTCTGAACGACCGGTTCCCGCGCGACCCGTCCCAGGTGACCGATACGGAATACATGGAGCAGGGCTGGGCGTATAAGAAAGGGTCCCGGTAA